The stretch of DNA TCACTCTTGTTATGGAAAGCGTAGCGAATCAGCGAAAGTCGCTCAAAGCGATTTTGTCGGAAAAGAAAGATCATCGGCGTGTGCTGCTGCTCTATGGCCGCGACGGCAGCAGTGGTGGCCCCGGTCAGCGGCTCCTGATCGAGCAACAGGAAAACCTGAACGAACACCGCAACGGCCTGGCCGAGCGCGACCTCGACGTTATTGTATTGATAGCTTCAGAAGTATCTGAACCCGACCGGCAGTTTCTGATGCACGAGTATCATCTTCAACCGTCCGAAGAGTTTATTGGCTGGCTCATCGGCAAAGATGGCGGGCTGAAACATACGTACAAAAAGCCGGTCGATGCCGCCGAACTCTTCGGCCTCATCGACACTATGCCCATGCGGAAGCAGGAAATGAAACAGTAAGTCTGAACCAGGATTAGCCATGATTATCACGATTAAAACAAGATTCTGCGCTGCGCTTTCTGGATTCTGTAAACAAATAGCGCAGCGTTAAATCCTGTTTAATCGTGATAATCATGGCTAATCCTGGTTCAGATATTAAAATGTCTTTCCTTCCGTGACTCCTTTCCACGTATCGGTGCGGAAGGGTACGGCGGGGAAGCCTTCGCGGTTGTATAGGTTTACGTCGCCGTTGTCGTCGGCCCAGCCGTAGCGAACGGCGACGGGCGCAGCTACGGCGTCACAGTACACCACAACCGTGTTGCCCTGAATTTCGGCTTTGGCGTAGTGAAACTGCTGGTCGGTTCCAGCCAGTTCAAAACCTTTCAGATAGCCGTATCTGTCTTTGACCGACAGGCCGCTGCCGGTGTTCCGAAACAGTAATACAGCGCGATTGCCATCGACGGTCATCTTCTCGAATAGCGGCCCCGCACTGACGCCGGGTTTCTGGTAGGCCACGCGCATGGCTTCGGCGGCTAAGCGTTTGCCTACGTCCTGCTTGTTGCGCGGGTGAATATCGTTCGCTTCGCCAATGTCTGAAGTTACGGCCATGCCAGTGTTGGGCAATTGCAGCGTCAGGGTCTGTGCCTCGCGGAGTTCGCCCCACGTGCTTCCTTTGCGGCTGTCGCCGTTGGCCGAGTTGTAGCTGGCTAACTGCACGAACAAGAACGGAAATTCATACCCCCAGTGTTGCCGCCAATCCTGGATCAGCAGCGGAAACGCCCGCCGGTACTGATGCGCCCGCCCCGCGTTCGACTCACCCTGATACCAGATTGTACCGGCAATGGCATATGGAATCAGCGGCTTCAGCATGGCGTTGAACAGCAGCGTAGCGTAGGTGTTTGGCCCGGCGGTATATGAGCTTGGAAACGCCTGCGCTATGCGGTACTGCCACGAGCCTGCCAACGGCAGTTCGGTGGTTCCGAAGGTAAGTTTCATTGCTTCGGGGTCGCCCATTAAACCGCCACTGCCCCCCGTATCTTTTACCCGAACCACAATCACGTTCCGACCGGGTTTGAGCAATCCGTTGGGCAGTTCGTACAGGCGGGGTTTGGTTCTTCCATTAGTTGTGCCAACAAACTGCCCATTCACAAAGGTTGAATCGGCATCGTCAACAGCTCCGAACAACAGTTGAGGATTCAGCAGATCGGTATTGGCGGGTAGCGTCACCTCGCGCCGAAGCCAAACCACCCCGTCGAATACGGGCAACCCGCGCCATTCCCAATCGCCGGGCATTGCTATGGTTTTCCAGTCGGCAGCGTTAAAATCGGGGTTGGCCCAGGCCAGTTCATCGGCGGGCGTTGGTAGGATGCCGCCCTGCACGGTCTGTATCAATTGCCGGATGCGTTCCTGACCACTTTGACGCATCTGTTCCAGGTCGGCAGGCAGGTTGGCTACGGCTTTTGCGAGTTCGGGGTCTGAGGCCATCGCCTGTCGGCTGGTCCAGGTTTCAGAATGTGTGCCACCCCATGAGGTGTTAATCAGGCCAATCGGTACGTTCAACTCCTGCTGGAGTTGCCGGGCAAAAAAATAGCCTACCGCCGTAAACGCAGGGGCTGTACCGGGCGTACATACGGCCCATTCTCCTTCGATGTCATCTTTTGGAGTCAGGCTAATAGCTTTTTTGACCAACAGTTGCCGAATCTGCGGATAATTGGCTGCGTTGATTTCTTTGTTGGCATTGGTCGCCTGTCGTAGCGGCCACTCCATATTCGACTGCCCCGAACAAACCCAGACTTCACCCAGCAGAACATCGGTTAAAACCAGTTCGTTTTTGCTGCCTTTCACCGTCAGGTCATACGGTCCGCCCGCTTCCATAGGGTCGAGTGTTAGCTGCCAGCGGCCATCTTTTCCGGCCTTAATGGTTTTTGTCTGCTTGTTCAGCAACACCGTTACGCGTTCGTTTGCGTCGGCCCAT from Spirosoma montaniterrae encodes:
- a CDS encoding DUF4174 domain-containing protein; the protein is MAVLILGLTLVMESVANQRKSLKAILSEKKDHRRVLLLYGRDGSSGGPGQRLLIEQQENLNEHRNGLAERDLDVIVLIASEVSEPDRQFLMHEYHLQPSEEFIGWLIGKDGGLKHTYKKPVDAAELFGLIDTMPMRKQEMKQ
- a CDS encoding sialate O-acetylesterase, which encodes MKSFCYRWLFIFLAMAQPVLADVRLPHVFGSHMVLQRRKPLPIWGWADANERVTVLLNKQTKTIKAGKDGRWQLTLDPMEAGGPYDLTVKGSKNELVLTDVLLGEVWVCSGQSNMEWPLRQATNANKEINAANYPQIRQLLVKKAISLTPKDDIEGEWAVCTPGTAPAFTAVGYFFARQLQQELNVPIGLINTSWGGTHSETWTSRQAMASDPELAKAVANLPADLEQMRQSGQERIRQLIQTVQGGILPTPADELAWANPDFNAADWKTIAMPGDWEWRGLPVFDGVVWLRREVTLPANTDLLNPQLLFGAVDDADSTFVNGQFVGTTNGRTKPRLYELPNGLLKPGRNVIVVRVKDTGGSGGLMGDPEAMKLTFGTTELPLAGSWQYRIAQAFPSSYTAGPNTYATLLFNAMLKPLIPYAIAGTIWYQGESNAGRAHQYRRAFPLLIQDWRQHWGYEFPFLFVQLASYNSANGDSRKGSTWGELREAQTLTLQLPNTGMAVTSDIGEANDIHPRNKQDVGKRLAAEAMRVAYQKPGVSAGPLFEKMTVDGNRAVLLFRNTGSGLSVKDRYGYLKGFELAGTDQQFHYAKAEIQGNTVVVYCDAVAAPVAVRYGWADDNGDVNLYNREGFPAVPFRTDTWKGVTEGKTF